A portion of the Chloroflexota bacterium genome contains these proteins:
- a CDS encoding 4Fe-4S binding protein — translation MDSFSEDRPVPIIDRALCDGCGLCVRACPSDALALEHGKAIVACPDACQYDGYCEMICPVQAISRLFLIITIPQE, via the coding sequence ATGGATAGTTTTTCCGAAGACAGACCAGTACCGATCATCGATCGCGCCCTATGCGATGGCTGCGGACTGTGCGTGCGTGCCTGCCCCTCCGATGCCCTGGCGCTGGAACATGGCAAGGCCATTGTCGCTTGCCCCGACGCGTGTCAGTACGATGGTTATTGCGAAATGATCTGCCCGGTTCAGGCTATCAGTCGTCTTTTTCTAATCATCACCATTCCCCAGGAGTAA
- a CDS encoding Crp/Fnr family transcriptional regulator codes for MPLTPPSPMPSSRSLEHTIEILGAVPHFSGLDDATLRAVAEAAIRRDYGSNQVVFVEGDPSKGLYIVETGWLKVVKMSTDGREQVLHFLGPGETFNALSVFTEMTNPATVVALETSVVWLVHRETMLRLLDTHPELARVMVQKLATRVQHLISLVEDLSLRTVEARLARLLLEQGGRGMVQRRRWATQTELAARLGTVPDVLSRALRKLAAEGLIRVARHQIEILDIEGLEERAMLE; via the coding sequence ATGCCCCTCACACCACCATCACCCATGCCTTCCAGTCGCTCCCTCGAACACACCATCGAAATTTTGGGCGCTGTCCCGCACTTTTCCGGGCTGGATGATGCCACGCTCAGGGCTGTGGCTGAAGCTGCGATTCGCCGGGACTATGGCAGCAACCAGGTGGTCTTCGTGGAGGGTGATCCCAGCAAAGGTTTGTACATCGTCGAAACGGGGTGGCTCAAAGTCGTCAAGATGTCGACGGATGGGCGTGAACAGGTTCTTCATTTTTTGGGGCCAGGCGAAACATTCAACGCTTTGAGCGTCTTCACCGAGATGACGAACCCGGCCACGGTTGTCGCCCTGGAAACATCCGTCGTGTGGCTGGTTCATCGCGAAACGATGCTGCGGTTGCTGGATACGCATCCTGAACTGGCGCGGGTCATGGTCCAAAAACTGGCGACGCGCGTGCAGCATCTGATCTCCCTGGTGGAAGACCTCTCCTTGCGCACTGTCGAGGCCCGGCTGGCGCGCTTGTTGCTGGAGCAGGGTGGGCGGGGGATGGTGCAGCGGCGGCGTTGGGCCACCCAGACCGAGCTTGCCGCCCGCTTGGGCACGGTGCCGGATGTTTTGAGCCGGGCCTTGCGTAAACTGGCTGCCGAAGGGCTGATTCGGGTGGCTCGACATCAGATCGAGATCCTTGACATCGAGGGGCTGGAAGAAAGGGCGATGCTGGAGTAG
- a CDS encoding DUF2202 domain-containing protein, with translation MKTIKTLAFSFFAGLLALTIVTVGAPVVAEASANIGPDDTSIYLPAVGSTTSSNLTGDEADGLQFMVEEEKLARDVYLTLYEEWNFRIFQNIARAEQTHMDAIRTLLDRYNVEDPTIGSEIGEFTNLDLQELYDSLVDLGSESLADALAVGGDIEEIDIFDLEEYIEATDRADIIQVYERLLWGSENHLRAFVPAWERETGETYVPEYLSQERFDEIMSGSQGYGNSGGGRGKGGGRGDAQGGGHPGSGRKRASN, from the coding sequence ATGAAAACCATAAAAACACTCGCATTCAGTTTTTTCGCCGGGCTTCTAGCCCTGACCATCGTCACCGTCGGTGCGCCCGTCGTTGCTGAGGCGAGCGCCAACATTGGTCCCGATGACACAAGCATCTACCTTCCCGCTGTCGGGAGCACGACTTCAAGCAATCTGACCGGCGACGAGGCCGATGGCCTTCAGTTCATGGTGGAGGAAGAGAAGTTAGCCCGCGATGTTTACCTCACCCTGTACGAGGAATGGAATTTCCGCATCTTCCAGAATATCGCCAGGGCCGAGCAAACCCACATGGATGCCATCCGCACTCTCCTAGATCGTTATAACGTCGAGGACCCGACCATCGGTAGTGAAATCGGCGAATTTACCAACCTCGACCTGCAGGAGCTCTACGACAGCCTGGTGGACCTCGGCAGCGAATCACTGGCCGATGCCCTGGCAGTCGGTGGCGACATCGAAGAAATAGACATCTTCGACCTGGAAGAGTACATCGAAGCAACCGACAGGGCCGACATAATCCAGGTTTATGAACGATTGCTGTGGGGATCAGAAAACCACCTGCGGGCGTTTGTCCCGGCCTGGGAACGAGAGACAGGTGAGACCTATGTACCTGAATACCTGAGCCAAGAGCGTTTTGATGAGATTATGAGCGGAAGCCAGGGATATGGTAACAGCGGCGGTGGTCGCGGAAAAGGGGGCGGCCGTGGCGATGCCCAAGGCGGGGGCCATCCTGGTTCTGGTCGGAAAAGGGCATCGAATTAA